A region of the Candidatus Kryptobacter tengchongensis genome:
AAGAGGTATAACTTCAGCTGACCCATTCCTTTTTGAAAACGCTGTATATGTGCTATGCCCAAGTTTCAATGTCCCAATAAAGATGGTAAATGAATTTATTGAATTAATAAAGTTAACAGGGGCAAATATAATACTACTTGACCCCGAAATTCACGATAGGATAGCAGGATATATAAGTCATCTCCCTCAATTAATTGCTGTTTTACTTGTCAATACAGCTGGAAGCATGGGAACAGATTACTTATCTTTATCTGGCGGTGGCTTTAAAGATTTAACACGAATCGCATCAAGTCAGTTTGAAATATGGCGTGATATAATTTACTTCAACAAAGAAAAAATAATTGAAGCACTTGATAATTTTATCAATGGACTTAACAGATATAGGGATCTTATCAAATCCGATAGAATAGATGATTTCAAATCAGAATTTGACAATGCTTTTAAATTAAGAAACGAGATACCATCAAGCCGAAAGGGCTTCATAAATGTTTTGCACGATGTGTTCATAATGGTTGAAGATAAACCCGGTGTTTTAAGCAAAATTTCAACAGCGTTATATCAAGGTGGATTGAATATAAAAGACATTGAACTTTTGCGAGTGAGGGAAGGTATAGGTGGGACATTTCGTCTTTCCTTTGGAAGCGATAAAGATGCTCAAAAAGCAATTGAAATAATAACAGAACTTGGCTATAAAGTTTTCACAAGATGATAGAAAAAATTTTCAACATATTCAAAAGAAAAAACGAACAAAAAGAGACACTTAAGATAAAAATAAATCCACGAACACTTGTAGTTTTATGTGGGGTTGCAGGAAGCGGGAAATCAACATTTGCAAAGAAATTTTTTAAACGAACTCAAATTGTTTCCTCCGACCATTGTAGGGCTTTGATTTCAGATAATCCAGCAAATCAAGCGGTGTCAAAACATGCATTTGACCTTTTCTATTTCATAATTGAGAAAAGATTACTTGTTGGAAGATTAACAGTTGCAGATGCAACATCCCTTTCAAAAGAAACAAGGCGACAGTTGATTGAAATAGGAAGAAAGTACGGTTTTAAAATAGCAATAATCATTTTTGATATCCCGCTTGAAATTTGCATAGAAAGAGATAAGAAAAGACCAAGGAAAGTCGGCGAACAAGTTATAAGAAATCAATACATAAATTTTCTTGAAGCAAAAAAATCAATACCGACAGAAGGATTTGATGAAATTTTCATTCTAAACGAAGAAACACTTGATACAGCAGTTGTTGAAATAATTCCCACCTATGTTACACCAAATAACTCAGCAAGTTTATGATTTTTTCTTAACAGAATGATTAAAAAATTTTGCATTGAATAAACCTCAACCGCAAAAGCAGGAAACCCAAGAAATCCTAAAAGTGGCATTTCAAAAACTTTTGGACCAGCAAACGGAATCGGAACAGTATAAATCCATTTACCAATAGCCCAATAGTTCCAAAATTCCCACAACACACCACATATCAAACCGGAAAGAAAAAGAGAAAATAGCGTTGTCAATTTCCCCTTTTCAAATTCATTAAACAAGCTCTCGCCACCAAGTTTATAATTTACCGGCTCAAGAAGAAATGCAAAACCCATCCAAACAAAGGCAAAAAGATAAGAAGCTATTTCAGAGGGCAAAATTAAAGGAATTACAAGAAAAAGTAAGCCAAGGATAAAATAAACTGTTAATTTTTTGTCTGAAGCTGAAGAAGGTTTTTTATTGATTTTTTCAAAAATCGGTTTAACAAGTTGATTCGTCTCAAGTATTGCTGGAAAAATAGTTGCGAAAGACCAGACATAACCGATTGTCCTCGCAAATGCACTTTCTGGCAGTCCGACATAATACCAATTTTTGAGATGAAAATTATAAGCCTCAAAAACCAACCAACAAATCACAGACCAAGGCAACATGATCAAAAACTCCCCAAAGCGACTCTTAATTAACGAGTTACCATAAAGTTTAAAATTTAACGCATCAACAAAAAGAATATATCCGGTCCACACAATTGGAGTAAAATAAATCCCGATGATCTTAACATTTAAAAAAAGCAAAAATTCAGCGATGAAAATTATAAGAATACCAACATATCCATAGAATGGCATAGCCCATATGGCTTTATTTTATTTCTTTTCAATGAATAAGTCTAACTGGAACTCAAGCATTTGCTTCAATTTAGGCTGTTTTGTTTCTAAATTTGGAGGAATAATAAAATAATCTTTAATTTTATCCCAATCCTTATCTCTAATAGTTACAATCTTATTTAGAAAAACGCTCACATAGCAATTTCCAATTTTTGTTTCTTTTACATTTTGAAGTTTATTTTCGGAAAGTTTAACATAGTATGGGTCAATATCTATACCAATGAAATGTCTTCCGAGCTTCTTAGCTGCCACCGCTGTAGTTCCAGTTCCTATAAAAGGGTCAAGGATTATGTCTCCCTCATCGGTTGTCATTAAAATTAATCTCTCAACCAGATGTTCAGGGAGCTGGCAAGGATGTTCGTCTCTTCTTTTTTTATGTCTTATTCTATGTATATCCGTCCAAACATCGGAAGCTAATGGACCAAATGGATGGATTAAGTGTTTCTTTCCTCCGTAGTCTTTGAGAATTATACCACAGTTTCTACACCTTGAGTGAGAAACTCTTATATCATAAAATTTAAAATTATTGCTTTTGACATAATAAAGAATGCCATAGTGATTAGGTAAAAGAGTTTTACCAAGAGGCGCTCCCATTGCGTCCCATGAAATCCAGTGCCTGAATATAGCAAATTCATTGAGAATATTAGCGAAATGAGTAAGCCATTTAGGTATATTATGTACAAAAATAGAACCTGTTGGTTTTGTAATTCTTACTAATTCATATAGCCATTTTCTTGCCCATTCTATATATTCCTTCTCTTTCTTCTTATCAAAATAAGAATTATATTTTTTACCTAAATTGAAAGGTGGATCAGCAAAACACATGTCAACACTATTTGAAGGTATCTTCTTGAGGAATTCAATGGCATCGGCTTGAAAAATTTTATCCAGAAATTCATTAATTGAATTCATAATTTCATCACCTCCTTTATAAACTTTTCAAATCTTTGAAGTTGAATTTTATGAAATGTAAAGACCTCATCAAAAGCAAGAACCACTCTCTTTAAATCACTTTTTCTAACATACCATCCTATCCCATCCACAAAACCTATAAAATAGGCGTTCGGATAATTTTTCTTTATATCTTTGCTGACCTCTATTTCTATTTTTGCCTTATCCCCCATACCCGAACCTGTTGTTATCTCATAAGAAGATTCTATAATTATCATTGGTTCATCTTTATTCGGAATTATAAAATCAAGATTACGCCTTACACCCTTTAATTTACCAGTCGCGAATTTTATTCCATTCTTTTCTAACAATTTCTTTATAACACTTTCTGGATTATTTTGAGCCGAAGCTGAATACTGACCTTTTGTTTTATATCTTATAATTGTATCAATGAGTGAGGTAACTTCAAAGTTAAGCTTTGATATATCAAATTTCTTAAATTCAAACAGTGGTAGAACATTTCTTATAACAGGTAAATCTGAACCTCTGATAAGTAAAGATGCAATTCCTTTAGCCACTTTCTCATTATTTTTAATTTCTTTCTTCAACCTATCAAACCTAACTTCAGTTTCCTTATACAAAATTTTCCAATATTTTTTATTTATCAAAGCATTTGCTTCTGGATCATTTACTATTTTTAAGAAAGTAATTAATCGCACAAAACTTTCTTGAGATATACCCATCAAAGCTAAAACAGCGTCAAGTCCATTTTCACTTTGAAGGTATTTAGTTAATAATTTAATAGATAAACCTTCAGTTTGAATATCATTTTTCAACATTAATAATTTCTGAACTAATGAAGAAACATACTTTTCCCACTCATCTTCAAAGATCTCATCCCGAAAATAAAATGTGTTAAAATTTAAAACTATTTCTATTCCCTTATTTCTTATCCTCATCTAATCTCAACTTCATTTGACAACTCATTTCTATCGTCAGGTTTTATCGGAAAATTTTGAGATAAAATTTTCCCAATCTCATCAAGACCATCAATTATTCCATCAAGATATTTGCCCTGTTTAAATTTCTCGGCTATTTTATCGGCGATCTTTTGCCAAGTTTCGTTTTCAACCTTGTCATTTATCCCCTTATCCGCCACTATCTGAAGCTTCTTTTCGGAAAGAAGTATATAAACAAGCACACCTGTTCCATCTTTAGTTTTGTCCATGCCAAGCCGATAAAATTCTCTTAAAGCCATATCAAAAATGGAAAGCTTTTTCTCCATCAAACTCCTTTTCTCTCTAATTGAAACTCTGATTTCTCCACTTGTATTCTTCTCAATTTCCGAAATTTTATCAGAAATTTTTCTCAAATCATCCCTGCTAAATATATCTCTAACCCTCAACATATGCGGTAGAAATTTATTTTCAAGCTTAAAAACGTTTTTTAACCTTCACCAGCTACTGCTTGCTCCTCCACCTCCAAAGCTTCCACCACCTCCAGACCATCCACCTCCTCCAAAACCTCCGCTACTCCATCCGCCCCAACTTCCACTGCTTTTTCTTCTTTCGCTCATTGAACCTAACAACCAAAGCCAAAACAAAGTTGAATCATATCCACCCGAACGAATTGAGTAATGCCTTACATTTCTCATCATAGTGCCAAAAAGTGCCAGCACAACAAATACAATTATGATAAGAATGAGGATTGTCCCAAGTTTTATTTCAGTTCTCCTTCTGGGATCTGCTTTAAACTCACCTTTTGTTGCTGAAATTACAGCATCAATCCCTGCATCTATCCCACCGTAGTAATCTCCCTGCCTAAACCTTGGGCGAACGATATTCCTTAAAATTTGATCACATAACGCATCTGGTAATGCGCCCTCAAGACCATATCCAACCTCAAGTCGCATCTTTCTGTCTTGAATTGCTATCAGAAAAAGAACTCCGTTATCTTTTCCAGCTTGACCAAGTTTATTTTTCTCAACAACTTTAATTGAGAAATCTTCAAGGTCCTCCCCTTCAAGCGATGGGATTATCAAGACAGCAATTTGATTTGTCGTTTCTTCTTCAAACTTTGCAAGTTTATATTCAATTTCATTTGCTTGCTGGGGGGTTAAAACCCCAGCAAGGTCTGTCACTCGTCGTGTTAACTTTGGAACTTCAATCTCAGCGTAAACAAATGTAAAAAATAAACAATAAAGCACCACTGCTAAAAATGATCTCCTCACTTGTCAGAACCATCTTAATTTTAAAATCGTTCAGGCAACCCAAGCTTATTTAAAGTCTAAAATTTATCTTCTTCCATCAACTCTTTCTTTTTCAATTGCTTCTGCAACTGCGATAGCTGCCATGTTAACTATTTCACTTACCTCAGCTCCGGTCTGCAAAACATGAACTGGTTTCTTCATTCCCATAAGAATTGGACCAATTACATCAGCACCGCCAATTCTATAAACAAGTTTATAAGCGATGTTTGCAGAGTTAAGATCCGGGAATATCAAAACATTTGCAGGACCTTTGCCTTTCAAGGTTGAGAACGGATACATTTCTTCAATTATTTCAGGCACCACAGCTGTATCCGCCTGCATTTCTCCATCCACTATAAGATCAGGCGCCTTTTGTCTAATGATCTCAACAGCTTTCTTGACTTTTAATGAGTATTGATTTTCCGTGCTTCCAAAATTGCTAAACGAAAGCAAAGCCACAACTGGTTCTATATTAAATCTTCTGGCTGTTTCAGCTGAGGCGATTGCTATCTCTGCAAGCTCCTCAGGGGTTGGGTCAATGTTTACGGTTGTATCTGCAAAGAAGAAGGTTCCTTTCTTAGTTATCATAATGTAAAGCCCAGAAACGCGCGTAAATCTCTCATCCATTCTTATAATTTGAAGTGCTGGACGAATTGTATCTGGATAGTGTGAAGTTAGACCCGAAATTAACCCATCAGCATCTCCCATTCTCACCATCATTGAGCCGAAATAATTCGGCAGGGTCATGATTTTCCGCGCTTCCTTCAAAGTTACACCTTTACGCTGGCGCAAACGATAATATTCCTCAACATATTCATCAAACCTTGGATATTTCAATGGCTCAATAATTTTAATATCCTTTAAACTAAGCTTGTTTTCTTCTATCTTTTGCCTGATCACACTTTCTGAACCAATCAAGATTGGCTTTGCAATTCCCTCATCAATTAAAATTTGGCTTGCCTTCAAAATTTTTATTTCCTCTCCCTCAGGGAAAACAATTCGCTTCGGATTTTTCTTGGCGATTGCAAAAATTGGTCTCATAATTTCACGAGATATGCCAAGGCGAACTTCAAGTTGGTGCTTGTATTCTTCCCAATCGGTTATTTTAATTCTTGCAACCCCGCTTTCAATCGCAGCTTTTGCAACTGCTGGGGCAACCCAGGTTAAAACTCGTGGATCAAATGGTTTCGGTATTATGTAATTCCTCCCAAATTCAAGTTTTTCACCTCCATAAGCACGGATAACCGAATCAGGAACATCCTGTTTGGCAAGCTGCGCAAGTGCACGAGCAGCTGCAAGTTTCATCTCCTCATTTATCGCCTTTGCCCTCACATCAAGTGCTCCCCTGAAAATAAACGGAAAACCAAGAACATTGTTAACTTGATTCGGATAATCTGATCTACCCGTTGCCATTATTATATCATCGCGAGCCTCAGTTGCATCTTCGTAACTTATCTCTGGGTCTGGATTTGCCATTGCAAAGACAATGGGGTTGTCAGCCATTGTTTTCAACATTTCTTTGGTCACAACATTTCCAACCGATAAACCTACAAATACATCTGCCCCAACGAGAGCATCCTTTAAGGTTGCACCATCCCCAAACCTGTCAGTGGCAAATTCCTCTTTATATGGATTCATATCTTCCTTCCTTCCCTTATAAATAACACCTTTCCTATCGCACATGACTATGTTTTCCTTTTTAACTCCAAGGAGAACATAAAATTTTGCACATGCTATAGCTGATGCCCCAGCACCGTTGAATACTACTTTAACCTCATCAATCTTTTTGCCAGCAAGTTCAAGCGCATTCAAAAGAGCAGCTCCACTTATGATCGCAGTTCCATGTTGGTCATCATGAAAAACTGGAATGCTCATCCTCTTTTTCAATTCTTCCTCAATGTAAAAACACTCTGGAGCCTTGATATCCTCAAGATTGATTCCCCCAAAAGTTGGTTCAAGAGCTGCTATTATCTCAATTAACTTATCAGGGTCTTTTTCATTGATTTCAATATCAATCGCATCAATGTCTGCAAATCTTTTGAACAAAACCGACTTTCCTTCCATCACAGGCTTTCCAGCAAGTGCTCCTATATCACCAAGTCCAAGCACCGCAGTACCATTTGAGATAACAGCAACAAAATTCCCTTTCATTGTATATTCATATGCGAGCTCTGGATTTTTATGGATTTCTCTACACGGTTCGGCAACCCCTGGGGTGTAAGCAAGAGACAAATCTCTTTGTGTTAAACATGGTTTTGATGGTATGATTTCAAGTTTTCCTTTCCTCCCCCGACTATGATATTCAAGGGCTTCTTCCCGACGAATTTTAACTCCCATGATAGGTCCTCCCTGAAAAATTTGTTTTAAATTTTTTTAACGAAGGTGAGCCAGGTGCTTTTGAAAGGCAAAGTATGTTTGAAAATTTTTGCATAAGAATAAATAGGTTATTTAATCTTCTCAAATTTAATTTACCAAAATAAAAGAAAATAGGCAAGGAGCGAAGGAATAAAACGAGTTCAGCCCTTGACAGGATAAAAAATAAAAATGGGTAGCCACAGGTTTAACCCTGTAACTACCCAAATTTTATTCACTAATTTAAGATATTTCCTTACTTGACAAGCATCATCTTCTTTACATCAACATATCTTCCCGCTTCAAGTTTATAGAAATACACACCACTTGGTAAACCACTCGCATCAAACTTAACATTGTATCTTCCAGCTTCCTGTAGCTCATTCACAAGTATAGCAACTTCTTGACCAAGAACATTATAAACTATAAGTTTCACATTCGCCCGCATCGGAATATCATAAGTTATCGTCGTCGTTGGATTAAATGGATTTGGATAATTTTGATACAAAGTGAAACTCGCTGGAATTCCAACGGTTTCGTCCTTTTCAACTTTGGTAAATGTACCAACAAAATTGCCAGTTACAGGATCAATAAATACAATAAGTGCTTTCTCTCTCCCCGTCGTGACATCAATTCCATTATATATTGCATGGAAATAAATTTTAGTTGTATCTATAGATTGAGAATAAAGATATCCGCCCCCAGTATACTGATACAAATTCCTGAAAGCAGATCCACCGTTTGCTTCGGCAACGGCTGCAAGGGTATCACTATCTTTGTAATTCATAAGTTGCAAAGGCTTATTTAATGGTGTTAAATCTGATATATCAAAAAACGAAGTGTCAACCCAAGCCAAACCTAAAGAAACCCAAACACTAAACTTACCCACGCTGTTACTTTTATAACCATAGTTCCAGATAAGGCATTTCCCATCAACAAGCGTATCATCATCCTCAAATCCCAAAACATACACAAGTTGTGCATCGTTTGCCCTATTCATTGCTAAATTATCAACAACCTCAAATTTCTCCTTCGCAGTTACAGGTTTAAACGAAATCTCAAACTTTTTAACTAATCTACCATCTGAGGGATTAAGATAAACAGCTAAAAATCCTCTGAGATTAAAACTAGTATCAGTCTTAAAATACACAATCCTCCAATATGGATTTACTGTATCAGGCGGATCAAAATCATCACCTGAATAATTTCTCAAGTCATACATAACAGATGTTATCGTATTGGGCTCATTCCTGAAAGCATATCCACCATTAGCTTCGGCGCTATCAAATACAACATCGCTATCAATAAATCTTGTTGGTAAATCAACAAGTGGTCTTGGGGGTGTTGAAACAGTGTC
Encoded here:
- a CDS encoding TLP18.3, Psb32 and MOLO-1 founding protein of phosphatase, with the protein product MLRVRDIFSRDDLRKISDKISEIEKNTSGEIRVSIREKRSLMEKKLSIFDMALREFYRLGMDKTKDGTGVLVYILLSEKKLQIVADKGINDKVENETWQKIADKIAEKFKQGKYLDGIIDGLDEIGKILSQNFPIKPDDRNELSNEVEIR
- a CDS encoding DpnII restriction endonuclease: MRIRNKGIEIVLNFNTFYFRDEIFEDEWEKYVSSLVQKLLMLKNDIQTEGLSIKLLTKYLQSENGLDAVLALMGISQESFVRLITFLKIVNDPEANALINKKYWKILYKETEVRFDRLKKEIKNNEKVAKGIASLLIRGSDLPVIRNVLPLFEFKKFDISKLNFEVTSLIDTIIRYKTKGQYSASAQNNPESVIKKLLEKNGIKFATGKLKGVRRNLDFIIPNKDEPMIIIESSYEITTGSGMGDKAKIEIEVSKDIKKNYPNAYFIGFVDGIGWYVRKSDLKRVVLAFDEVFTFHKIQLQRFEKFIKEVMKL
- a CDS encoding allosteric NADP-dependent malic enzyme — translated: MGVKIRREEALEYHSRGRKGKLEIIPSKPCLTQRDLSLAYTPGVAEPCREIHKNPELAYEYTMKGNFVAVISNGTAVLGLGDIGALAGKPVMEGKSVLFKRFADIDAIDIEINEKDPDKLIEIIAALEPTFGGINLEDIKAPECFYIEEELKKRMSIPVFHDDQHGTAIISGAALLNALELAGKKIDEVKVVFNGAGASAIACAKFYVLLGVKKENIVMCDRKGVIYKGRKEDMNPYKEEFATDRFGDGATLKDALVGADVFVGLSVGNVVTKEMLKTMADNPIVFAMANPDPEISYEDATEARDDIIMATGRSDYPNQVNNVLGFPFIFRGALDVRAKAINEEMKLAAARALAQLAKQDVPDSVIRAYGGEKLEFGRNYIIPKPFDPRVLTWVAPAVAKAAIESGVARIKITDWEEYKHQLEVRLGISREIMRPIFAIAKKNPKRIVFPEGEEIKILKASQILIDEGIAKPILIGSESVIRQKIEENKLSLKDIKIIEPLKYPRFDEYVEEYYRLRQRKGVTLKEARKIMTLPNYFGSMMVRMGDADGLISGLTSHYPDTIRPALQIIRMDERFTRVSGLYIMITKKGTFFFADTTVNIDPTPEELAEIAIASAETARRFNIEPVVALLSFSNFGSTENQYSLKVKKAVEIIRQKAPDLIVDGEMQADTAVVPEIIEEMYPFSTLKGKGPANVLIFPDLNSANIAYKLVYRIGGADVIGPILMGMKKPVHVLQTGAEVSEIVNMAAIAVAEAIEKERVDGRR
- a CDS encoding Predicted kinase, producing the protein MIEKIFNIFKRKNEQKETLKIKINPRTLVVLCGVAGSGKSTFAKKFFKRTQIVSSDHCRALISDNPANQAVSKHAFDLFYFIIEKRLLVGRLTVADATSLSKETRRQLIEIGRKYGFKIAIIIFDIPLEICIERDKKRPRKVGEQVIRNQYINFLEAKKSIPTEGFDEIFILNEETLDTAVVEIIPTYVTPNNSASL
- a CDS encoding prephenate dehydrogenase, whose product is MFNKISIIGTGLIGGSIALSLKQSKEHNFTITGFDIDPRSLDLAFEIGAIDKKTNSIEEAVKDAEVVFLCTPVKEILKLIHTVSSYARAGTIITDVGSVKKIVLKEAEKIKKDVYFIGGHPMAGSERRGITSADPFLFENAVYVLCPSFNVPIKMVNEFIELIKLTGANIILLDPEIHDRIAGYISHLPQLIAVLLVNTAGSMGTDYLSLSGGGFKDLTRIASSQFEIWRDIIYFNKEKIIEALDNFINGLNRYRDLIKSDRIDDFKSEFDNAFKLRNEIPSSRKGFINVLHDVFIMVEDKPGVLSKISTALYQGGLNIKDIELLRVREGIGGTFRLSFGSDKDAQKAIEIITELGYKVFTR
- a CDS encoding site-specific DNA-methyltransferase (adenine-specific), whose amino-acid sequence is MNSINEFLDKIFQADAIEFLKKIPSNSVDMCFADPPFNLGKKYNSYFDKKKEKEYIEWARKWLYELVRITKPTGSIFVHNIPKWLTHFANILNEFAIFRHWISWDAMGAPLGKTLLPNHYGILYYVKSNNFKFYDIRVSHSRCRNCGIILKDYGGKKHLIHPFGPLASDVWTDIHRIRHKKRRDEHPCQLPEHLVERLILMTTDEGDIILDPFIGTGTTAVAAKKLGRHFIGIDIDPYYVKLSENKLQNVKETKIGNCYVSVFLNKIVTIRDKDWDKIKDYFIIPPNLETKQPKLKQMLEFQLDLFIEKK